One Lentisphaerota bacterium genomic window, ATGATCGACCACAGGTCCCCGACCTGGTTCTCCACCGGCGTGCCGGTCAGCGCGATCCGGTAATCGGCCTGCAGCGCGCGCGCGGCCTGGGCCTGGCGCGTGTCGGGGTTTTTGATGTTCTGCGCCTCGTCGAGGATGAGCCCGGCCCAGGCGACCTGCCGGATGCTCGCATAGTCGCGGTGCAGAAGTGTGTAACTGGTGACAACGATTCCCGCCGCCGCCGCCTCTTCGGCGAAGGTTCCGGACACGCTGCGGCCCGCGCCGTGATGGACATGCACGGGCACGGCGGGGATGAAGCGGGCGGCCTCGCGCGCCCAGTTGGTGAGCACGGATGTCGGGCACACCAGCAGCACCGGCCGACGCTCGCCCTGTTCCCGCTCCCGCGCGATCAACGCCAGCGCCTGGATCGTCTTGCCCAGCCCCATGTCGTCCGCCAGACACGCGCCCAAGCCCCATTGCCGCAAAAACGCCAGCCAGGCGTAGCCGCGCTCCTGGTAGGGGCGCAACGTGCCGCAGAATCCGGCTGGCGGCGGAAGGGGTTCCAGCGCGGTTTCACCGCGGAGCCGGCGGATGAGCTGGCCCAGCCAGCCCCCCGCCTCGACGCCGGCGACGGCCAGACCATGCGCATCGCCATCGATGCCGAGCATCATGCGGATGATGTCGTTTGCCGCGCGGGCCTCGCGCATCTGGCGACGCCACAATTTCAGCGCCTCGTTGACCTGCCCGTGGTTGACCTCGACCCAGCGGTCACGAAACCGCACGAGCGCGTGTCCCGCCTCTGCGAGACGAGCGAGCTCCACGGCCGTGACCGGCTCGCCGCCGATGGCGATCTGCCAGTCGACATCCACCAGCGACGCCAGGGTGAAAGACCCGGCGACGGGCGATCCCTCCGCCGTGACCCGCGCGAGGACCTGAATGTGGGAGGCGGCGCCCTGCCACCACGGCGGCAGCCTGACGCCGAAACCGGCGGCTTGCAGCAGCGGCGCGTCGCTGCGCATGAAGCGGTGGGCCTGATCGGTTGTCAGGGTCGCCCCCGTCACTCCACCGTCGCCCGCATCCACGATGGGGGCGATCAGCGCCGCCTGGCCGAGCGCCATGAGGAGGCTCTCGCGCCCGGCGGCATCCACACGGTTGTCGTGCCACGCCTGCTCCCAGTCGGTCCGCGGGTCCTCATCCGTCTGGCCGAGCCCCTCCACCCGGTAGCGCAACCTCCACGGGGCGGACTCCCCCGGCGGGTCTTCCAGTTCAAAGCAGAGATGCAGCGGCGAACGGCTTTCGAGATCAACGGAGCGGCGCCAGCGCGCGATCTCTTCGGCGAGCGACGCGATTTCGACGGGGCTCTCCCAGCGGATCGCGCGGGTGTCGCCACGCAACGACGCCCCCCAGGCGTCGTGCGCGCTGAACGTGCGGCCCCGTTCCGCATGGGCGCGCGACAGGGTCGTCACCGACGCCAGCCTCACCAACCGGTCGACGACCTCATCGAAGAAGGCCGCAGCAGCAGCCTGAAGCGGATCGCCGCTGTGGGGCGCGGACGCCCCATCGGACGAGAGGGCCAGCGCCGCACCCGGCAGACACGCCGCGAGCACAGTGAAGCGCCGCACCTCGGCCCGGTCCAGGGCTGGCTCCCAGCGCGATTCGTAGCCGGTGTCGGGCAGAACGCCACCGGGCATCGGGGTCTCGCACGGATCAGGGGCGTCGCCTGCCGCGCGCACCCCCGGCAGGACTTGCCGGCGCGCCACGACGGCGCCGGCCAACCGGAACAGGTCGCTCCACGCTCCCATATCATTGCCGGCCATCACTCCCGGCGCGAGCCGGCGCCCTTCGGACGTGGCGCCCAACACCAGAAAGAGCTCGTTCACCTGCAGCGGCAGCGCCCAAACCCGCCTCAGGGTCAATACCGACGCCCCGGCGCTGCCGCGACGAAGCCACTGCCGCGACGAAGCGATGCGGCCGGCGTTGGCCGGGAGGCGCGCGAAATAGATCCGGGCGTCGGAAACGGCGCGCTCCGCAGCCCCTCCGGATTCGAACGCGGCCAGCGCCCGGGACAGCGCCTCGCGGT contains:
- a CDS encoding DEAD/DEAH box helicase, producing MPGGVLPDTGYESRWEPALDRAEVRRFTVLAACLPGAALALSSDGASAPHSGDPLQAAAAAFFDEVVDRLVRLASVTTLSRAHAERGRTFSAHDAWGASLRGDTRAIRWESPVEIASLAEEIARWRRSVDLESRSPLHLCFELEDPPGESAPWRLRYRVEGLGQTDEDPRTDWEQAWHDNRVDAAGRESLLMALGQAALIAPIVDAGDGGVTGATLTTDQAHRFMRSDAPLLQAAGFGVRLPPWWQGAASHIQVLARVTAEGSPVAGSFTLASLVDVDWQIAIGGEPVTAVELARLAEAGHALVRFRDRWVEVNHGQVNEALKLWRRQMREARAANDIIRMMLGIDGDAHGLAVAGVEAGGWLGQLIRRLRGETALEPLPPPAGFCGTLRPYQERGYAWLAFLRQWGLGACLADDMGLGKTIQALALIAREREQGERRPVLLVCPTSVLTNWAREAARFIPAVPVHVHHGAGRSVSGTFAEEAAAAGIVVTSYTLLHRDYASIRQVAWAGLILDEAQNIKNPDTRQAQAARALQADYRIALTGTPVENQVGDLWSIMDFLNPGLLGARAAFRETFALPIKTGIDLTARDRLRQTTAPFVLRRLKTDRDIIRDLPEKREASVYCTLTREQASLYQGVLDELGAALKNGASGISRRGLVLASITRLKQVCNHPAHFLGEDGELGGRSGKLDRLREMLEEVVAAGEGALVFTQYAAMGTLLQRHLQQAFGCFVPFLHGGTPRAERDAQVAAFQAHAGAAVFVLSLKAGGTGINLTRANHVFHFDRWWNPAVENQATDRAFRIGQTRDVMVHKLVCGGTLEDRIEAMIREKTALADDLVASGESWLTELNDTDLRDALALAQDAVGEWTP